The genomic segment TAAAACAGCATCCTGAGAATCTGATCCGCCGTCAGAATCCCGATTAAGGTTAGAAAGCAAGGAATTCGACATGACTAAAATCTCCCAAAGCGTCGAAGGCGTCTGATCTGCGCGGGTATTTGATCTGTGCAGGTATAGGCATCACACTCCTGGTTGACTGACAAACCTTGAAGAGTCTCACCCCCAACCCCTCGTCCAATCTAGTAGCGGGGCTTTGAAAGCACCTGCGCCTCTCTTTTTCCCCTTCTACTCTTGTGGGACGAGGGGAAATGATGGGTCAGCCAAGCAGATCACATTCCCAGCCAAGAACCGACTCTAGTTCCGATACAGCTCTCCACACATAATAAGGACATATCTCCTCAGTGGGCTGGCATCGGTGGCTTTATTTGGGGATCATAAACGCAAGTTGAGAATTTGACCAACTTTCCCACGCTAGAGCCAACCAGCGGATGAGCGAACTATGACGTTTCAATCCTTACAACACCTCATTCACGCCGTTGAAACGAAGCCTCAATGGCGATCGCGCCGCAGTTTTCAAGCCTTGCTCAACTGCTGGCCCGAGGTGGTGGGTGCTGCCGTTGCTGCCCAGACTCGCCCCGTTGCCATCCAACGCCAAGTGTTAATTGTTGCTACATCCAACTCGGCTTGGGCCCAAAACCTCTCCTTTGAACGCCTACGCCTCTTAGACAAGCTCAATCATCACCTCGCTGACTACCTACAAGCCGATACGCTGCAAGACATTCGCTTCTCCACCACCCAATGGTCATCCCCCTCGTCTATCACCATCGAACAGATGGAGGATCTTTCTACTTGGCGGCTCCATCCCAGCCGTCTGCCAGAACCTGTTAACAAGCCTCCCACCCGCCCGCGATGCCAAACGTCTGACGAAGCATTTCAGCGATGGTCGTCCCTGATCCAGCAGCGATCGCGTCACCTACCGCTCTGCCCCACCTGTCAATGCCCCACCCCGCCTGGTGAATTACAGCGCTGGTCAGTATGCTCTCTCTGTGCAGCCAAGGGCTGGGCATAAAGCTCAGAGACCAGGTTTTAGGGAGCAGAGGCTGTTGCGTTTCTCCCGATCGTTTAGCAGCCTAATGCTTCACTTTAGCTGTGTTGTATGAGTAGCCGTAACGCTTCAAAGCCTAATGAGATGATGCGGTACAGCCATATCTGACAGTAACTACAACGGAGATGCCACCGTTTGAACCGAGTGGTTTCGGCCCATCTCCTATCTTTTAATCTTTTAACCAGTTTAGGATGACCGGGAGTACGCCCGTCAAACTCACATTGTTGAACAGCAACCTAGAACCGTAAAAATCGGATGTCTTCAGTAGCAAAAATAACCTGATCTACCCATAACAGTTACAAAACAAAATATTTTAAAATTTCTCCACTTTGTCCGTCTTAAACCTGCGATTGGTGATCTGATCGCTCGGTTTTGGACGTGATCCCCAGTGGTTTTTGTAAAAAATCAGGCTCGATTTCTAGGAAATAGAAATTTTATATCTAATGCCTAACATTTGTGTATTCCTCGTAATGGAAACCTAAAGACAATCTAAATATCATTTTTTCTTTGGGATCGCTGAATTCAAGAGCTATGAGGCACTTGACCTGTTCGTAATTCGAAAACCCTGGGAATGATAAAGACAACAATAGAAAGTACAGTTTTGTGCCAATGACACTCCTCCCATGAGAAACCAAAATTCTGTTTCTGCTTGTCGCCATTGTCAGCACTACGTAACCGAAGGACGACGAGGTGGGCAGTGCCAGCAGCTTGGCTCGCCAGTCAAGGGAAGCTGGCGAGCTTGTTCCCTGGCCTTGCCGCCCTTTGCACCCACGTGGGAAAGCATGGGTGTGCTTCCGGGAGGAATTGCCATGTGGTCAGAACCCGTGTTTGCCCTGGAAACTGAAGAATTGCCAGACTGTGAAATCGTTGCGCATAGCGAGCTAACGCTTGCCTGTATGACAGAAGTAGAGGCAGATGTGGCATAGGGCTAGATTGCCCGGTGGGCAGCGACTGCGTCCATGGGACTAGAGTTTTCGCTGGAGCAGCGCTAACCCGCGGTTATGGGGGTTGCCCTAGGATGCCGATGGCTGCTTGTCGCGAGAATGGCTAGCCTCCTTCCAGCAAGTCTCATTTTGACCAGTAACTTGTCCAGTCCACGTCGTTTCTATGCTGAGCGTGGGAATGCTCCAAGCGGTGCTCCTGCAACCAGACCTCAATCGTCGCAGGAGTAACTGAGTCCGGTGTCAACGCGGGAGTGCTGGTACCACAAGTGCTGTTCTTAGCAAGCTTGGGCAAGATGTTCGCACTGAGAATCACGAGCCTCTTGGCTAAGAGCTTCGTTGCGAGACAACTTTGGATTATGATGAGGTGAGGATACATACCTGTGACACTTTCACCTTGACATCATAATCATGGACATACTGACATTAGGCTGGGTTTCGCTATTAGTGGTCTTCACTTTTTCCATCTCTATGGTGGTTTGGGCCCGGAACGGATTCTAGAAAGACCTATGAATGCTGAAGCAATTGCCCTAAGCTCGTTAGCCGTTGTTGCTCTAGTGCTGCTAGTAACGTTTACCGGCGGCGTTGCTTACTTGACCGCTGTAGAATGGCGCGATCGCCGCCGGCGAGCAAGAGAACAGCGAGATCGATAGCGATCGATAGAAGCGGTCAACCATAGAAGCGGTTAACCATAGCGTCAGTTAACTGATCAAAACATTGGACAGCTATGCGTCCCGCGCTGTACCTGGAACGTCAGCGTTGAGACATATACACATCAGTGATAGACAGCGCTTCTAGAGATGAGCCGTTTTCCAAGCATTTCCTTGCGTGACCAACCTTGGCATGGTTGCATAGCAAGATTGCCCTCCTTGGTGAGGGCTTTTTCATGGGTGCCGAACTTTTTGCCGCCCTACTCGTCGTGGGAGAAGACGTCGAGTCTAACGTCAACCTCAAGCAGAATCAGGGAGCACGACTACCATGCATAGGCTGCTTAAAACTGCGATCGCCTCCGTGACGCCAGACCACCCCTCGTTCCATAAGCTCAGCATCGATGTTTCTCGGCAGACGGTTCAACGATCCGTGGGAGCGATCGCTCTCTCGCGTTCATGGTAAAGCTGGCGATTGTCCATGAATGGCTGGTGACTCGTGCGGGCTCGGAGCAAGTTGTGGAACAGATTCTGGCCCATTACCCTGATGCCGATCTTTTCAGCTTGGTTGAATTCCTCCCAGATCATCTCAAAGCTTTTATTCAGCACAAATCGGTTTCGACCTCGTTTCTCCAACATCTCCCCTTTGCCAAGAAACACTTTCGGCAATACTTACCGCTGATGCCCCTAGCGGTGGAGCAGTTTGATTTGGATAACTACGATGTGGTGGTGTCCAGTAGCCATGCCGTGGCCAAAGGAGTCTTAACCCGCGCCGATCAACTGCACATCAGCTATGTTCATACACCCATTCGCTATGCTTGGGACTTACATCACCACTACCTCAAGGGCTCTGGGTTGAGTCGAGGCGTGAAAGCGATCGCCGTCCGGGCTACACTCCACTATCTGCGCCTCTGGGATGTTGCCACCGCCAACCGGGTTGACCATTTCGTCGCCAACTCCCGGTACATCGCCCGCCGCATTTGGAAAACCTATCGCCGGCCCGCCACCGTGATTTATCCTCCCGTAGCCGTCGATCGCTTCCGTCCGTCCCGCCAGCGCGATGACTTTTACCTAACTGTGTCTCGCTTCGTGCCCTACAAGCGCGTCGATCTCATCGTGGCCGCCTTTGCTCAGTTAGGTCTACCCTTGGTGGTGATCGGGGATGGCAGCGATCGCGCCAAACTTCAGCCCCTGTTCACCCCCAATATCACCTGGCTGGGCCAACAGCCGGATGCCGTGGTGACCGACTACATGCAGCGCTGCAAGGCCTTTGTATTTGCCGCCGAAGAAGACTTTGGCATCACTCCCGTTGAGGCCCAAGCTGCTGGAGCCCCGGTGATTGCCTATGGCAAAGGCGGCGTCACCGAAACCGTGATTCCGGGGAAGACCGGACAACTCTTTCCGGAGCAAACCATCGAGAGCCTGATCGAAGCGATAACCCAGTTTGAAACTAGCCAGCAGAGCTTTGATCCAGACATGCTGCATGAACATGCTGCACACTATAGCCCAGACCGCTTTCGCAGAGAGTTCTCTACCTTTGTTGATCAAAAGTGGGTGCAATTTCAGCAAGGGGATGGCATAGAGTAATAGCGAGGGGGAAACCGAATGCAGTTGGATCAAACTATACGACCGGCTTTATCAGCACTGAGAGTCTCCACGCGCTCTTGGCCTACATTAGCGATCGCTCTCAGCGCCGACTTGATTGCCTTAACCATAGCTTGCGTTTCTAGCGTCTACATACGCCTCGCCTTGAATGGGCAGTACCATCCATCGCTCTATTGGCAGCTTTGGCCTGTGCTGGGGCTCTTCATCTTGGCCTACGCGATTGTGGGGCTTTATCCGGGTGTGGCTTTGAGCCCCGTGGATGAACTGCGGTGGATTAGCGTCACGACAACACTCATGTACCTAGTGCTAGGCTCAGCAACCTTCCTGCGCCGCGAAGGCGAAGTCTATTCGCGGGGCATTTTTCTCATGGCCTGGGTGCTGTCTATCCTGTTTGTACTGCTCGGCCGTATTTTGACTAGGCATACCTTTGCCCATCGCTCCTGGTGGGGCTATCCCGTGATGATTTTGGGGGCTGGAAAAACTGGAGACCTGCTGATTCGTACCCTCAAACGTCGTCCAGGGATCGGTCTCAAGCCAGTTCTCGTCCTCGATGATGACC from the Candidatus Obscuribacterales bacterium genome contains:
- a CDS encoding DUF721 domain-containing protein, encoding MTFQSLQHLIHAVETKPQWRSRRSFQALLNCWPEVVGAAVAAQTRPVAIQRQVLIVATSNSAWAQNLSFERLRLLDKLNHHLADYLQADTLQDIRFSTTQWSSPSSITIEQMEDLSTWRLHPSRLPEPVNKPPTRPRCQTSDEAFQRWSSLIQQRSRHLPLCPTCQCPTPPGELQRWSVCSLCAAKGWA
- the petN gene encoding cytochrome b6-f complex subunit PetN, whose protein sequence is MDILTLGWVSLLVVFTFSISMVVWARNGF
- a CDS encoding glycosyltransferase family 4 protein, translating into MVKLAIVHEWLVTRAGSEQVVEQILAHYPDADLFSLVEFLPDHLKAFIQHKSVSTSFLQHLPFAKKHFRQYLPLMPLAVEQFDLDNYDVVVSSSHAVAKGVLTRADQLHISYVHTPIRYAWDLHHHYLKGSGLSRGVKAIAVRATLHYLRLWDVATANRVDHFVANSRYIARRIWKTYRRPATVIYPPVAVDRFRPSRQRDDFYLTVSRFVPYKRVDLIVAAFAQLGLPLVVIGDGSDRAKLQPLFTPNITWLGQQPDAVVTDYMQRCKAFVFAAEEDFGITPVEAQAAGAPVIAYGKGGVTETVIPGKTGQLFPEQTIESLIEAITQFETSQQSFDPDMLHEHAAHYSPDRFRREFSTFVDQKWVQFQQGDGIE